The Halomonas sp. 'Soap Lake #6' genomic sequence AAGCCGTCTTTGAGACGGTTGATGCGGTGGTTTCGCCCACTACGTCGAATATCGCCTTTCCTGCGGAGTGGCCATCACCCACCAATGATCCCCGTCAACCGTTTGAACATATTGCCTACACAGTGCCGTGGAATATGGGTGAGCAGCCTGCGATCTCGCTTAACGCGGGATTCAGCAGAGGCAATATGCCAATAGGAGTGCAATTAATTGGCCCGCGCTTTGCGGATCATTTTGTGCTGAAGCTGGCACGACAGCTAGAGGCACGTTTAGGCTTGCCGATACGCTGGCCAACGCCACCGTGTGATAAAGCCATTATTGAATAAAGAGGGGTTGTTAATAGAAGTCGTCGATAAATACCAAGGGGGACATACACATGCGACGTTTATTGGTACTGCCTACTTCTCGGGCAGGGTGGGGGTTGTTGATTGCGTTTGTGGCGCTGGTGGTGGCAGGTACATGGCCGGTGATTGGATTAGTAAACCGAGCAACCTTGGTAATGGGGCTGCCATTGATGGTGGTGTGGAGCTATCTAGTGATTTTTGCCTGCGTAGCGGTGATGTTAATCGGTAACCATATTGTGGAGAGGGATGACCATGAGTAGCCCTTGGCCACTACTGATTACGTTGACCTATGTCGCGGTTGCCATGGTAATTGGCCTGCGCGCCAGGGCAGGCCGCTCAATGAACAGCCTGGAAGAGTGGGGAGTGGCGGGGCGTAGCATGGGGCCTGTGACGCTCTACCTACTGATCGCAGCTGGCAGTGTCAGTGCTTACACCTTTATGGGTGCCCCTGGTTGGGCTTATTCCAAGGGCGTGGCTGTATTTTATGTGGCGATCTATCTCGCTTACTTAGCGTTGGTGGCATGGTACTTTGGACCGAAGGTATGGCAATTTGGTGAGCAGTTTGGTCATGTAACCCAGGCAAGCGCCATCGCAGATCGCTATCAAAGCCCCACGCTGGGTGCCTTGGCAGCCCTGGTCATGGCGATTGGCTCGGTAGCCTATGCGGTGCTACAAACCATTGGCTCGGCGTATATCTTGTTTGTAATGAGTGGTGGGATGATCCCGATTTGGCTAGGCGTGTTTCTGGTGCTTGGCTGTATTGCGGTTTACCTCTACGCCAGCGGTCAGCGCGCGATTGGTCGCACTAACGCGTTTCAAGGCGTATTGATGCTAATCGTTGCCTGGGCCGTTGGCCTGTGGGCCGTACAGAGCTCCACCGGGGGGCTGAGTTTTGCGGGAGTATTCGAGCGTATCCAGGCCGAGCATAGTGAGTTTCTTACCTTGCCCGGTGCAGGCGGAGATATGAGTTTTAGCTTTTGGACTACCTCTATTATTGTTTCAATGTTCTCGTTTATGCCTCCTGTATGGACCCAGTGGATGAGTGCTTCATCAGCACGCACTATTCGCCGTAGTGCCACTTGGTTACCTACCTACTATGTCGTGATTTTACCCATGGTAGTGGTGGGCTTTATCGGCATTTTTTCGCTACCTGAATTGGCCCGAGCAGATACAGTTGCCCTTGAGTACGCCATGCAGCATTTGCCCGTAGTGCTGGTCGGGTTACTGGGAGCGGGTACTCTGGCGGCGTCAATGTCCTCCAGTGAGCCGTTTATTCATTCGATATCACTGTCGCTTAGCAAGGATGTTCTTCAGCCAGTGTTAAAGCTTTCAGATGGCGTGACCGGAAAGTTAGCACGGTTGCTTATTCTACCGGTCATGTTTTTAGTGGTGGCGCCGCTTGCTATTGCTGAGCCGGGAAGTTTGGTGATGATTCTACTGGTGGGGTTGGGGTTTGCTTCACAGGTATTGCCTGCGTTTATCGGTATGTTCTTCTGGCCGAGAGCTTCACGCTTAGGTGTAATGGCAGGTATCGTGGCAGGCTTTCTAGTCACCGTGGTGTTTACCACGCTGTGGCCACATCCGTTGGGCATTCACGCAGGTTTCTGGGGGCTGATGATTAATCTACCGATATTTGTAGCGGTTTCCTTGATAACGCCCGCGACCAACGCAGAGGTGGTCGAGCGTTTCT encodes the following:
- a CDS encoding sodium:solute symporter family protein; this translates as MSSPWPLLITLTYVAVAMVIGLRARAGRSMNSLEEWGVAGRSMGPVTLYLLIAAGSVSAYTFMGAPGWAYSKGVAVFYVAIYLAYLALVAWYFGPKVWQFGEQFGHVTQASAIADRYQSPTLGALAALVMAIGSVAYAVLQTIGSAYILFVMSGGMIPIWLGVFLVLGCIAVYLYASGQRAIGRTNAFQGVLMLIVAWAVGLWAVQSSTGGLSFAGVFERIQAEHSEFLTLPGAGGDMSFSFWTTSIIVSMFSFMPPVWTQWMSASSARTIRRSATWLPTYYVVILPMVVVGFIGIFSLPELARADTVALEYAMQHLPVVLVGLLGAGTLAASMSSSEPFIHSISLSLSKDVLQPVLKLSDGVTGKLARLLILPVMFLVVAPLAIAEPGSLVMILLVGLGFASQVLPAFIGMFFWPRASRLGVMAGIVAGFLVTVVFTTLWPHPLGIHAGFWGLMINLPIFVAVSLITPATNAEVVERFFRISAPRGLSYIGQQIEQVKTPTSR